The Janthinobacterium tructae genome contains the following window.
TTGTGCTATGTGGTGCCCGTTGACGGCTCCTGGCCTGTCCGGGTGTGTCAAAAACCTAACCCAGTTTAAGTCGCGTCGTGCGATCTCTGCTGGATAACCTGTGTGAACCCTATGTCTACTGTTACAACTAACGAATCTACCGGTATGGAAAGTTTTGCTGCGCTCTTCGAGGAATCGTTGTCGCGTCAAGATATGCGCTCCGGCGAAGTTATTTCCGCTGAAGTCGTGCGCCTCGACCACAATTTCGTGATCGTGAACGCTGGCCTCAAATCCGAAGCATTCATCCCTGTCGAAGAATTCAAGAACGACCACGGCGAACTGGAAGTCAAAGTTGGTGACTTCGTTTCCGTGGCGATCGAATCGCTGGAAAACGGTTTCGGCGATACCATCCTGTCGCGCGACAAAGCCAAGCGTCTGGCTTCGTGGCTGGCTCTGGAAAAAGCGATGGAATCGGGCGAAATCGTCGTCGGTACCGTCAATGGTAAAGTCAAAGGCGGTCTGACCGTGTTGACCAACGGCATCCGCGCATTCCTGCCGGGCTCGCTGGTTGATACCCGTCCTGTCAAAGACACCACCCCATTCGAAGGCAAAACCCTCGAATTCAAAGTGATCAAGCTCGATCGCAAGCGTAACAACGTGGTTCTGTCCCGCCGCGCCGTCATCGAAGCTTCGATGGGCGAAGAGCGTCAGAAACTGATGGAAACGCTGAAAGAAGGCACGGTCGTGACCGGCGTCGTCAAAAATATCACCGACTACGGCGCGTTCGTGGATCTGGGCGGTATCGATGGCTTGCTGCACATCACCGACCTGGCATGGCGCCGTGTACGTCACCCGTCGGAAGTACTGACGGTTGGCCAGGAAATCACCGCCAAAGTCCTGAAATACGATCAAGAGAAAAACCGTGTTTCGCTGGGCGTGAAACAACTGGGCGACGATCCTTGGACCGGTCTGTCCCGTCGTTACCCACAAAGCACCCGTCTGTTCGGTAAAGTAACGAACCTGACCGACTACGGCGCGTTCGTTGAAGTGGAACAGGGTATCGAAGGTCTGGTACACGTTTCCGAAATGGACTGGACGAACAAAAACGTTGCTCCTAACAAAGTTGTCCAACTGGGCGATGAAGTAGAAGTGATGGTTCTGGAAATCGACGAAGAGCGTCGTCGTATCTCGCTGGGTATGAAACAGTGCAAAGCCAACCCTTGGGATGACTTTGGCGTTACCCACAAGAAGGGCGATAAAGTCCGCGGCGCGATCAAATCGATCACCGACTTCGGCGTGTTCATCGGCCTGGCCGGCAACATCGACGGTCTGGTGCATCTGTCCGACCTGTCCTGGACCGAAACCGGCGAAGAAGCCGTGCGTCGCTTCAAGAAAGGTGACGAACTGGAAGCCATCGTTCTGGCCATCGACGTTGAGCGCGAGCGCGTTTCCCTGGGCGTCAAGCAACTGGAAGGTGACCCATTCAACAACTTCGCAGCCATGAACGACAAAGGCTCGCTGGTAACCGGCACCGTTAAATCGGTTGAGCCTAAAGGCGCCGTGATCCAACTGTCCGAAGAAGTTGAAGGCTACCTGCGCGCTTCCGAAATCTCGCGCGACCGCGTTGAAGATGCTGGTACGCACCTGAAAGTCGGCGATACCGTCGAAGCCATGGTGTTGAACATCGACCGCAAAGCCCGTGGTATCCAACTGTCGATCAAAGCGAAAGACAACGTGGAAACCCAGGAAGCCATGCAGAAGATGGCAGCTACCGACAACAACGCAGCTTCGGGCACCACCAGCCTGGGCGCCTTGTTGAAAGCTAAGTTCGATAACAAGAACTAAGACTGCGGATACGGCAGATGACAAAGTCCGAGCTGATCAACCGCCTCGCTGAGCGTTATTCTCAGCTGGTGGCGAAAGATGCGGAGTATGCCGTCAAGACCATTCTCGATGCGATGACCAACGCCCTGGCGACCGGTCAGCGTATCGAGATCCGCGGTTTTGGCAGTTTTGCCCTGAACAGCAGGCCCCCGCGCATCGGCCGCAACCCGAAATCCGGCGACAAGGTGATGGTTCCCGAAAAACGGGTACCCCACTTCAAACCGGGCAAACAGTTGCGCGAGCGCGTGGACGCGATGGTCGGGCAACCGATCATCGAGGATTAATCGTCTGCTGGAAGGCGACATAGAAAGCGGCGTCCTCGGATGCCGCTTTTTTTTGTTAATATGCTGAGAATACCTGACATAAGCTACTGCGCGTCGCGCTTTGCGGCCTGCGATGCTCACCGTACTTCAGTACGGTTGCGCTTCTCGGCCACAAATCACTGACGCTCGCTACGCTTCTGCCAGGCATTCCGAGGTTGTGCCATACGGCATTTTTTGTACTTTCTGGGCGTATCGATGAAAATCATCTCCACCATCGTTGGCTGTGTTCTTTTCGTCCTGTTCTTCAGTTTTGCGCTGAAGAATGCGCAGGTTGTCGACCTGCATGTTTTCCTCAATTATGAAATTCGCGGCCCCCTGGTCCTGATGCTGCTGGGCTTTTTTGTCGCCGGCGCCAGCCTGGGCGTATTGGCCCTGACGCCGACCGTGTTCCGTCACCGCCGCGAAGCGAGCAAGCAAAAAACCACCATTGCCGCGCTGCAAACCGTTGGCGTGGCCAGCAATGTCCAGCCGCAACCGGACAGCGTGAGCGCGCAGTAAGCGGCGCCGTCGCTCCTATCTCTCTTACTCGAATAAAAACAATCGCATGGATTTTGAACTCTGGTGGCTCTTGGGTATCCCGGTGTTTTTCGCGCTGGGCTGGATTGCCGCGCGTGTGGACATTCATCAACTGGTGTCCGAATCGCGCAGCCTGCCGCGCAATTACTTCAAGGGCTTGAATTTCCTGCTCAATGAGCAGCATGACAAGGCCATCGATGCCTTCATCGAAGTCGTCAAGCTGGACCCGGAATCGGCCGATATGCACTTTGCGCTGGGCAACCTGTTCCGCCGCCGCGGCGAGACGGAGCGCGCCATCCGCGTGCACCAGAATTTGCTGGCGCGCCCGGACTTGCCGCTGGAACAGCAGGGCCATGCCGCCTATGAGCTGGGCATGGATTACCTGAAGGCAGGCTTGCTGGACCGCGCCGAGGAAACCTTCAACAGCCTGGTCGACACGCAATATGCGGCCCAGGCGCGCCGCGCGCTGCTGGAAATTTACCAGCGCGAAAAGGAATGGCCGCGTGCCATCGAAGCGGCCGTCGGCTTGCAGGAATCGGGCGCCGGGGCGCGGCAGAAGGAAATCGCCCAGTTCTATTGCGAGCTGGCGCATGACGCGCTGGTGCACATGAAACCGGACGACGCCATGCCGCTGCTGGAAAAAGCCCTGCAGACGGACCGCAAGAGCGTGCGCGCCACCATCCTGACGGGTGACGTGCTGCTGGCGCGCGGCGACACGGAAGGCGCGCTGACGACCTGGCGCCGCGTGGAGCAGCAAAGCGTGCCGCACGTGGCCCTGGTGGCGCAGCGCCTGATGGATGGCTACACCAAGGTGGGCCGCGCGCAGGAAGGCGTCAACCTGCTGCGCTCCTACCTGGAAGAGGCGTCGTCGATCGACTTGATCGAGGTCGTCTTCAAGGCCGTCATCGAACTCGACGGCGTGGAAGCGGCGAAGCAGTTGGTCAGCGCCGAGCTGCGCCGCACGCCGACCCTGCTGGGCCTGGATAAACTGCTGGAAGCGCGCATGATGGATGCGCCGGCCGCCATCTGGTCCGAGCTGTCGATGGTGAAAAACCTCGTGCACGGCTACACGCAGAAGCTGGCCCGCTACCAGTGCAGCCACTGCGGCTTCAAGGCCCGCCAGTTCTACTGGCACTGCCCTGGCTGCAATCGCTGGGAAACGTATCCACCGCGTCGCACCGAAGAGCTCAACGTCATGAATTAGTCGTGCCCACCACAGGGTCCATGGCTGCGTTGCAACGCCTCGCCGTACTATTCGTACTGTCTTCGGCGCCGCGCCTTGCCCTGAACCCTGTGCTGTGCACTTGCAGGTCAGATAGACATATTACAAATACGGCACAACCATGAAAATCACCATTATCGGCACGGGCTATGTGGGCCTCGTGACGGGCGCCTGCCTGGCGGAACTGGGCAACGACGTTTTTTGCCTCGACCTGGACGCACAGAAGGTCGCCTTGCTCAACAGCGGCGGCATCCCCATCCACGAACCGGGCCTGGAAGAAGTCGTGGCGCGCAACCGCGCCGCCGGCCGCATGACCTTTTCCACCGACGTCGAGGCAGCCGCCGCGCACGGCGTGATGCAATTCATCGCCGTCGGCACGCCGCCCGATGAAGACGGCTCGGCCGACCTGCAATACGTGCTGGCGGCCGCGCGCGGCATCGGCAAGTACATGACGGACTTCAAGGTCATCGTCGACAAGTCCACCGTGCCCGTCGGCACGGCCGAAAAAGTGCGCGCCGCCATCCAGGGCGAACTGGACGCGCGCGGCGTGGCCGCCACGTTCTCGGTGGCGTCGAACCCGGAATTTCTCAAGGAAGGTGCGGCCGTCGAAGACTTCATGCGCCCGGACCGCATCGTCATCGGCTGCGACAGCACGCCGGACGGCGAGCGCGCGCGCGAATTGCTGAAAAGCCTGTACGCGCCGTTCAACCGCAACCGCGAACGTACCTACTGGATGGACGTGCGCTCGGCCGAATTCACGAAGTATGCGGCGAACGCCATGCTGGCCACGCGTATTTCCTTCATGAATGAACTGGCGAACCTGGCCGACAAGGTGGGCGTCGATATCGAGGCCGTGCGCCACGGCATCGGTTCCGACCCGCGCATCGGCCATAGCTTCCTGTACGCAGGTTGCGGCTATGGCGGTTCCTGCTTCCCGAAAGACGTGCAGGCGCTCGAGCGCACGGCGCGCGGCTATGGGCAGGAGTTGCTGATCCTGCGTGCCGTCGAAGCTGTCAACGACCAGCAGAAGCAGGTGCTGGGGCGCAAAGTGGTCACTCGCTTCGGCGCAGATCTGACGGGCCGGCATTTCGCCGTCTGGGGACTGGCCTTCAAGCCGAACACGGACGACATGCGCGAAGCGTCGGCCCGCGTGCTGCTGGCGGACTTGCTGGCGCGCGGCGCCACGGTGGCCGTGTATGACCCGGTGGCCATGCCCGAGGCACGCCGCGTGCTGCAACTGGACTTGACGCCGGAGCAGTTGGCAAGGGTGCGCTTTGCCGACAGTCCGAAGGATGCGCTGCAGGACGCCGATGCGCTGGTCATCGTGACCGAGTGGAAAGCCTTCCGCAGTCCCGATTTCGAACAGGTCAAGGCGCGCCTGAAGCAGGCCGTGATCTTTGACGGACGCAACCTGTTCGAGCCGGCCGTCATGGCCGAGAATGGCATCGAATACCACGGGATCGGTCGCTCGATCCTGACGCGCGCATGAGCGCCCAAGAGGTGGTCGCCTTGACGGCGCCGGCCGCGCTGGCCCAGGTGCGCCTGCTGGTGGTGGGCGATGTGATGCTGGACCGTTACTGGTTCGGCGATGTCAGCCGTATTTCGCCGGAAGCGCCGGTACCCATCGTGCGCATCGAGAAGCGCGAAGAGCGCCTGGGCGGCGCGGCCAACGTGGCGCGCAACGCCGCAGCGCTGGGAACGAAGACGAGCTTGCTGGGCGTGGTCGGCGACGACGAGGCAGGCAGCCAGGTCGAGCGCCTGCTCGAAGGCGGCGGCATCCACAGCTATCTGCAGCGCGATGCGGCCATTTCCACCATCATCAAGCTGCGCGTGATCGGCCGCCAGCAGCAAATGCTGCGCATCGACTTCGAGGATGCGCCCAGCGATACGGTGCTGCGCGACAAGTTGGCGCAGTTTAATGCCCTCTTGCCGCACTACGACGTGGTGGTCATGTCGGACTACGCCAAGGGCAGCCTGGTGAATGTGGCCGAGATGATCAAGGCCGCCAAGGCCGCCGGCAAGATCGTCATGGTCGACCCGAAAGGGGATGATTTCAGCCGCTATACAGGAGCGTCAGTGCTCACTCCGAACAAGTCCGAACTGCGCCGCGTGATCGGCAACTGGAATACGGAAGAGCAACTCACGGAACGCGCGCAGCAGATGCGCGCACAGCTGGGCCTGGAAGCCTTGCTGCTGACCCGTTCCGAAGAGGGCATGAGCCTGTACACGGCCGATGAGGTGCTGCACATGCCGACCGATGCGCGCGAAGTATTCGACGTCTCGGGCGCGGGCGATACGGTGATCGCCACCATGGCGGCCATGCTGGGCGCCGGCATGAGCCTGGGCGATGCAGTGCGTACGGCCAACCGGGCCGGCGGCATCGTCGTCGGCAAGCTGGGCACGGCCACCGTCACCCGCGAAGAGCTGTTCCCGCAGTAATCGCCGCCGTATTCCGCATCTCGCCTGCGCCGGTCTGTTTGATCTGGCGCAGGTTTTTCCCTCCTTCCGCTGTCCCGTCTTGTCAACCGTATCACGCCACAGCCGTTAAAGCCGTTAAGGCGCTGCTCCTCCCTTGCGTTCGAGTCATCTTGAAACCACACCACGGAGAGATACCCATGTTCAAAAAAATACTGCTGGCCATCGTCACCCTGATCGCGACGATGGGTTTTGCCTTTGCCCAGGTCGATGTCAACAAGGCGGACCAGGCGGCACTCGACGGCGTCAAGGGCATCGGCCCCGTTACATCGAAAGCCATCCTTGATGAACGCGCCAAGGGCGGCGCCTTCAAGGATTGGGCCGATTTCGAAAGCCGCGTGAAAGGCATCGGACCGAAAAGTTCCGTGAAACTGTCGGAAGCGGGCTTGCAGGTGAATGGTCAGGCCAAGTCTGGCGCGCCAGCGGCTCCGGTGGCGAAAGCTGCCCCGGCAAAAAAGGAAGCTGCTGTGAAGGAAGTTGCAGCGAAAGAAGCCGCACCGAAGCCAGCTGCTGCGACCGACACCGCTGCGGCGCCAGCCAAGACGGCCGCTGAAACGAAAAAAGAAGCTGCTGCTGCCAAGAAAGAAGCGAAGGCTGCCGCCGCTGCCGCGAAGAAAGAAGCGAAGCTGGCTGCAGCCGAGGCGAAGAAGGCTGAAGCCGAGAAAAAGTAAGCGTGTTGCTGTAAAGCGTGTTGCGTGGTGGTGCCGCGCAGCACGAGAAGAAAACCCTGCGTGGTACCGGCCGCGCGGGGTTTTTTTTATGCGCCGCCACTTTGCCCTGCCGATGCGCCTACAGCTGCGACTCGATCGGCAGCCAGCGCATCACGGACACCAGCATGCGGCGCCAGAAGCCTGACTCCGGATCGTGCGTCCACACCTTGGCGGGCTCTTCGGTGGCGTCGGACCAGCGCAGGGCGCCGTTGTCGAGGAATAAGCGGTAGCTGGTGTCGCCCGACGTCGAGTGCAGGAACAGCGCGCGCATGTCGGCCCCCAGCGCGGCATCGTGGAACAGCACGCCCATCTCCGTGTTCAGCTGGGCCGAGCGGGGATCGAGGTTGAAGGAGCCGACGAAGCCCCGCTGCCCATCGACCACCACGGCCTTGGTATGCAGGCTGGCGCGGCTCGAACCCATCAGGCTGATGCGCTTGCGGTGCAGGGTCTTCAATTCATACAGGTCGACGCCACCGCCGAGCAGCACTTCGCGGTAGCGCGCATAGCCCGCATGCACGAGGGCCACATCGGTGGCGGCCAGCGAGTTGGTCAGCACACTGACCCTGACGCCGGCGGCGACCTTGTCGGCCAGGCTCTGCGTCAGCGCCGCGCCGGGCACGAAGTAGGGCGAAGTCAGCAGCGCTTCCTCGCGCGCCTCCGTCAGTAGCGGCAGCAAGCTGTGCATGAGCCAGTGCTCGCTGCGCTGCAAACTGGCCACGGGGGCGGCTTTTTCCGGCGGGTCCGACAGCACTTGTACCTGCGCGCTCCAGTGCAGGCGCAGCCGGCCATCGAGGTGGGCTTGCAGCTGGCCCGCATCGGTCAGCTGCCGCAGGTAGGGCGAGGCGCCCAGTTCACCCGTGAGCGCGTCGAGGCGGGCGCGCACAGCCTGCAGTTCCGGCGCCCCCGCGTTCTTGCCGGCGAGCAGGGCGCTGATGGGGATGACGGCGCGGCTGTTCCAGAAGCGGTCGAAAATGTCGCTCGTCTGCTGTACGGCGGGACCCACCAGCAGCAAGTCGGCATCCTGGAAATTGACTTGCTCGGCGGCATCAAAGTATTCATCGCCGATATTGCGCCCGCCGACCAGGGCCACCCTGCCGTCGACGATCCAGGCCTTGTTGTGCATGCGCCGGTTCAGGCTGACGGCGCGCAAGGCCATTTCCACGGCGCGCAACCAGATGCCGTCGCGGTTGCGGCCCGGATTGAAGATGCGCACGTCGATCAGCGGATGGCTGTCGAGCGCGAGGATGGCGGCGTCCTGGCCGCGCGCGTTGATATCGTCAAGCAACACACGCACGCGCACGCCGCGGTCGGCCGCGCGCAGCAGCTCGCGCACCAGCAGGCGGCCCGTGACGTCGTTATGCCAGATGTAGTACTGCAGGTCGATGCTGCGGCCCGCCTCGCGCGCGCTCAGGGCGCGCAGGGCGAACGCTTCCAGATTGTCGTCGATCAGGGCCGTGCCGCTCTGTTCCGGGCGTTGCGCCAGCTGCGGCGCCAGCACGCGGTCGAGCAGGGTGGCGTCGGCTGCCACGGGCAAGGCCGTTCCCGGCGCCCCCAGCGAACGTTCGGCGAAGCGCCCGTAGCTGTACAGCGCGGCTATGCTGAGCCCGGCAAACAGGGTGGCCAGCAGCAGCAATTTGACGAGCATGCGGCGCACCGTCAGCGGACCGCGCGCAGGCTGCGGCGTGCGGGATGGAGGATGGGCTGGCGCATGCGGATGTCTTTCGTGAGCGGAACGGGAAGTGGCCGATTGTAGCAGTTTCTATAATGCACGATTTTCATCCTGGAACATCCTTGCCTGCCGTCAAAAATGCGAGAATGGCCAGCTCAATCAATCATCAGGGGATGCAGGCATGGTAAGGATTTTGACAGCAATGACGGCAGCCATGCTGTCGGCTAGTGTGGCGGCGGCGCCGGGCGCCGAACCGGCGCAGCAGCAGATACGCCAGCTGGTGGCCGACATCTCGCCGCAGCGCATCGAGGCGCACGTGCGCAAGCTGGTCAGTTTCCAGACGCGCCACAGCATGTCCGATACCGTCTCCGACACGCGCGGCATCGGCGCGGCGCGGCGCTGGATCAAGGCGGAGCTGGAGCGCTGCGGCGCGCAGGCGGGCGCACGCCTGCAGGTGGCGTTCGACAGCCATATGGCGCCCGTGTCGAAGCGCATTGCGCGGCCGACGGAAATCGTCAACGTGGTGGCGACCCTGCCGGGCAGCCAGCCGCAGTCGGCCGGGCGCATCTATGTCGTCAGCGGCCACTATGACTCGCGCGCCACCGACGTGATGGATGCGCAGGGCGACGCGCCCGGCGCCAACGACGACGCCTCGGGTACGGCGGCCGTGATCGAGATGGCGTGCGCGATGGCGCGCTACCAGTTCGACGCCACGCTCGTCTTCATGGCCGTGGCGGCAGAGGAACAGGGTTTGTTGGGTTCCGGCCACTGGGCGCGGCAGGCGAAGCTGAACAAGCTCAATATCGCCGGCATGCTCAATAACGACATCATCGGCAGTTCGCGCGCCGACGATGGAAGCGTCGACGGTGGCCAGGTGCGCCTGTTTGCCGAGGGCATCCCTGCCGTGAAAGAAATGAGCGACGGCGTGCGCGCCCTGGTGGCGACGGGCGGCGAGAACGACTCGATTTCGCGCCAGCTGGCGCGCCACGTGAAGCAGGTGGGCGAGCGCTATGTGCCCGGTTTCAAGGTCAACGTCATCCAGCGCGCCGACCGCTACCTGCGCGGCGGCGACCATATGCCCTTCCTCGCGCAAGGGTATGCGGCGCTGCGTTTCACGGAGCCGAACGAGGATTTTACCCACCAGCATCAGGATGTGCGCGTGGAAAATGGCGTGCAGTATGGCGACCTGCCGCAATTCGTCGATTATGACTACGTGGCGAAAGTGGCGCGCGTGAATGCGGCGGCGCTCGCTTCACTGGCCCTGGCGCCGGCCGCGCCCGCTGGCGTGCAGGTGCGCACGGCGCAGCTGGAAAACGCCACGACCTTGCAATGGCAGCCGAACTCGGAGCCGGACCTGGCCGGCTACCGCATCGTCTGGCGCGCTACCACGGCAGACCAGTGGCAGGGTGCGCAGGACGTGGGCAATGTCACCGAAGCCAGGCTCAAGCTGTCGAAAGACAACTATTTCTTTGGCGTCCAGGCCATCGACCGCGACGGCAATGTCAGCGTGGCAACATACCCCACGCCGCTGCGCTAGGCGCTGTTGACGGGCAGGCGCGCCAGAAAACCGTGAATCTGGGAAACGACCGCCGCGCCTTCGCCGACGGCGGCCGCCACGCGCTTGGTCGAGCCGGCGCGCACGTCGCCGATGGCGAAGACGCCCGGCACGCTCGTTTCCAGCGCGGCGCGCTCGGGCAGGTCGGGTGGATATACCCCGTGGCCGTGGGCGCGGCATTCGGCGCGCGTGACGTCGAAGCCCGTACGAATGAAACCCTGTTCGTCGACGGCCACGGCGCAGTCGTGCAGCCAGTCCGTGTTCGGATCGGCGCCGACGAAGAGGAACACGCGGCGCACGGCGCAATCGCATTCTTCACCCGTCTGCTTGTTGCGCCAGCGGGCGCCCGTCAAGCCATCGTCGTCGCCTTCGAGGGCGATGATTTCCGTGTGCGTGTGCAAGGTGATGTTGGGCGTGGCGGCGATGCGCTCGATCAGGTAGCTCGACATGCTGGCCGCCAGCCCTGCGCCGCGGATCACCATGTGGACTTTGGCCGCGTGGCCGGATAGAAACACAGCCGCCTGGCCGGCCGAGTTGCCGCCGCCGACCAGGATGATCTCTTCCTGCTTGCACAGCTTGGCTTCGATGGGCGAGGCCCAGTAATACACGCCCCGTCCTTCATATGTTTTCAGGTTCGCCAGCGAGGGGCGGCGGTAGCGCGCGCCGCAGGACAGCACCACCGTGCGGGCGCGCACCTGCGTGCCGTCGCACAGATTGACGCGCAGGGGCCAGGTGTCGCACAGCAAGTTGGCGGCGCTGGCCGGGGTGGCGATCTCGACGCCGAATTTTTGCGCCTGCACATAGGCGCGTCCCGCCAGGGCGCGACCGGAAATGCCGGTGGGAAAGCCGAGATAGTTTTCGATGCGCGCGCTGGCGCCCGCCTGGCCGCCATACGCGCGCTGTTCCAGCGCCAGCACGGTCAAGCCTTCGGAGGCCGCATACACGGCCGTGGCCAGGCCGGCGGGGCCGGCGCCCACCACCAGCACGTCGAAGATCTTGTCGCCGGACAAATCAGGCAACATGCCCAGGCAGCGTCCCAGTTCCGCATTGCCGGGATTCTTCATGATCTTGCCGTCTGGACAGACCACCAGCGGCCACTCCTGCGGCGTGGGCTGGTAGCGCTCGGCCAGCGCGGCGGCCGCCGCATCGGTGGACGGATCGAGCACCGTGTGCGGATGGCCATTGCTCGATAGAAAGCTTTGCAGGTGGAACAGATTACCATTGCCGCGCGGCCCCACCAGCACGGGGCCGCCTGAATTGGCTTCGATCAGCGCCACGCGGCGCAGGATCAGGGCGCGCACGATGCGTTCGCCCATCTCCGCCTCGGCCACGATCAGCGCGCGCAAGGATTCCGAGCTGATGTCGAGCAATTCCACGGCGCCCACGGCGCTGCCGTTGACGAGGGTGGGGCGGCCGGACAACTGCGCCACTTCGGCAATGAAATGGCCGACGCCCACTTCGCGCAGCAGCGACGCCTGGCCCAGCACTTCGTGGCGCGTGATGCTGACGCGCCCGGACAGTATCACCAGCATGCCGAAGCTGCTGCTGCCGGCCTCGAACAGCGTCTCGCCATCGGCAAAGCGCCGCAGCGTGCCATAGCGCTGCAAGCGCTGCAGTTCGAGCGCATTGAAGACGGGCGAGATCTGGTGGCTGCGGCCCTGCAAGTCGAGTGTGGTGAACTGGACGGGATCGTCCTGCGTCGTTTCGGGAATGAATTCGGGTGTGCTGCTGGCCATGGCGAGTCCGTTCGGAGGCTGAATAAGCAAATAACAAAAATAACTAACAGTGACGAGTCTAGCGCATGCGGCGCGCGCCTGCCGCAATACCCGTTGCGCACGCCCGGAAATGCCGGCGCGGCAGGCGCCGTGCGGCATGTGGCGCTGCGGCGGGACGCGCATGCGTGCCCGGCTGCCGTTGCCGATGAGCGATACGCCGTCCAGCATCTCATATTAGAATGGGTCTTTGTTGAATCTACTCAAACAGACACGATGGCTTACAAGACACTTGAAGATACGATAGGCAACACCCCGCTGGTGCAACTGACGCGCTTGCCGGGCGCCGATGCGATTGCGCGCAACAACGTCATCCTCGGCAAGCTGGAAGGCAACAACCCGGCCGGCTCCGTGAAGGACCGCGCCGCCATGTCCATGCTCAAGCGCGCTGAAGAGCGCGGCGTCATCAAGCCAGGCGATACCCTGATCGAGGCCACCAGCGGCAATACGGGCATCGCGCTGGCCATGGCCGCCGCCTTGCGCGGCTACAAGATGCTGCTCTTGATGCCAGACAATCTCAGCGTGGAGCGCCGCCAGAGCATGGCCGCCTACGGCGCCGAC
Protein-coding sequences here:
- a CDS encoding integration host factor subunit beta, with amino-acid sequence MTKSELINRLAERYSQLVAKDAEYAVKTILDAMTNALATGQRIEIRGFGSFALNSRPPRIGRNPKSGDKVMVPEKRVPHFKPGKQLRERVDAMVGQPIIED
- a CDS encoding UDP-glucose dehydrogenase family protein; amino-acid sequence: MKITIIGTGYVGLVTGACLAELGNDVFCLDLDAQKVALLNSGGIPIHEPGLEEVVARNRAAGRMTFSTDVEAAAAHGVMQFIAVGTPPDEDGSADLQYVLAAARGIGKYMTDFKVIVDKSTVPVGTAEKVRAAIQGELDARGVAATFSVASNPEFLKEGAAVEDFMRPDRIVIGCDSTPDGERARELLKSLYAPFNRNRERTYWMDVRSAEFTKYAANAMLATRISFMNELANLADKVGVDIEAVRHGIGSDPRIGHSFLYAGCGYGGSCFPKDVQALERTARGYGQELLILRAVEAVNDQQKQVLGRKVVTRFGADLTGRHFAVWGLAFKPNTDDMREASARVLLADLLARGATVAVYDPVAMPEARRVLQLDLTPEQLARVRFADSPKDALQDADALVIVTEWKAFRSPDFEQVKARLKQAVIFDGRNLFEPAVMAENGIEYHGIGRSILTRA
- a CDS encoding LapA family protein; amino-acid sequence: MKIISTIVGCVLFVLFFSFALKNAQVVDLHVFLNYEIRGPLVLMLLGFFVAGASLGVLALTPTVFRHRREASKQKTTIAALQTVGVASNVQPQPDSVSAQ
- a CDS encoding ComEA family DNA-binding protein translates to MFKKILLAIVTLIATMGFAFAQVDVNKADQAALDGVKGIGPVTSKAILDERAKGGAFKDWADFESRVKGIGPKSSVKLSEAGLQVNGQAKSGAPAAPVAKAAPAKKEAAVKEVAAKEAAPKPAAATDTAAAPAKTAAETKKEAAAAKKEAKAAAAAAKKEAKLAAAEAKKAEAEKK
- a CDS encoding phospholipase D family protein, with the protein product MLVKLLLLATLFAGLSIAALYSYGRFAERSLGAPGTALPVAADATLLDRVLAPQLAQRPEQSGTALIDDNLEAFALRALSAREAGRSIDLQYYIWHNDVTGRLLVRELLRAADRGVRVRVLLDDINARGQDAAILALDSHPLIDVRIFNPGRNRDGIWLRAVEMALRAVSLNRRMHNKAWIVDGRVALVGGRNIGDEYFDAAEQVNFQDADLLLVGPAVQQTSDIFDRFWNSRAVIPISALLAGKNAGAPELQAVRARLDALTGELGASPYLRQLTDAGQLQAHLDGRLRLHWSAQVQVLSDPPEKAAPVASLQRSEHWLMHSLLPLLTEAREEALLTSPYFVPGAALTQSLADKVAAGVRVSVLTNSLAATDVALVHAGYARYREVLLGGGVDLYELKTLHRKRISLMGSSRASLHTKAVVVDGQRGFVGSFNLDPRSAQLNTEMGVLFHDAALGADMRALFLHSTSGDTSYRLFLDNGALRWSDATEEPAKVWTHDPESGFWRRMLVSVMRWLPIESQL
- the lapB gene encoding lipopolysaccharide assembly protein LapB, producing the protein MDFELWWLLGIPVFFALGWIAARVDIHQLVSESRSLPRNYFKGLNFLLNEQHDKAIDAFIEVVKLDPESADMHFALGNLFRRRGETERAIRVHQNLLARPDLPLEQQGHAAYELGMDYLKAGLLDRAEETFNSLVDTQYAAQARRALLEIYQREKEWPRAIEAAVGLQESGAGARQKEIAQFYCELAHDALVHMKPDDAMPLLEKALQTDRKSVRATILTGDVLLARGDTEGALTTWRRVEQQSVPHVALVAQRLMDGYTKVGRAQEGVNLLRSYLEEASSIDLIEVVFKAVIELDGVEAAKQLVSAELRRTPTLLGLDKLLEARMMDAPAAIWSELSMVKNLVHGYTQKLARYQCSHCGFKARQFYWHCPGCNRWETYPPRRTEELNVMN
- the rfaE1 gene encoding D-glycero-beta-D-manno-heptose-7-phosphate kinase yields the protein MSAQEVVALTAPAALAQVRLLVVGDVMLDRYWFGDVSRISPEAPVPIVRIEKREERLGGAANVARNAAALGTKTSLLGVVGDDEAGSQVERLLEGGGIHSYLQRDAAISTIIKLRVIGRQQQMLRIDFEDAPSDTVLRDKLAQFNALLPHYDVVVMSDYAKGSLVNVAEMIKAAKAAGKIVMVDPKGDDFSRYTGASVLTPNKSELRRVIGNWNTEEQLTERAQQMRAQLGLEALLLTRSEEGMSLYTADEVLHMPTDAREVFDVSGAGDTVIATMAAMLGAGMSLGDAVRTANRAGGIVVGKLGTATVTREELFPQ
- the rpsA gene encoding 30S ribosomal protein S1, whose product is MESFAALFEESLSRQDMRSGEVISAEVVRLDHNFVIVNAGLKSEAFIPVEEFKNDHGELEVKVGDFVSVAIESLENGFGDTILSRDKAKRLASWLALEKAMESGEIVVGTVNGKVKGGLTVLTNGIRAFLPGSLVDTRPVKDTTPFEGKTLEFKVIKLDRKRNNVVLSRRAVIEASMGEERQKLMETLKEGTVVTGVVKNITDYGAFVDLGGIDGLLHITDLAWRRVRHPSEVLTVGQEITAKVLKYDQEKNRVSLGVKQLGDDPWTGLSRRYPQSTRLFGKVTNLTDYGAFVEVEQGIEGLVHVSEMDWTNKNVAPNKVVQLGDEVEVMVLEIDEERRRISLGMKQCKANPWDDFGVTHKKGDKVRGAIKSITDFGVFIGLAGNIDGLVHLSDLSWTETGEEAVRRFKKGDELEAIVLAIDVERERVSLGVKQLEGDPFNNFAAMNDKGSLVTGTVKSVEPKGAVIQLSEEVEGYLRASEISRDRVEDAGTHLKVGDTVEAMVLNIDRKARGIQLSIKAKDNVETQEAMQKMAATDNNAASGTTSLGALLKAKFDNKN